A window of the Brassica oleracea var. oleracea cultivar TO1000 chromosome C1, BOL, whole genome shotgun sequence genome harbors these coding sequences:
- the LOC106312827 gene encoding protein NSP-INTERACTING KINASE 3 isoform X2, translated as MVGARLVFWRLGFLVLVWFHDVTTATLSPTGVNYEVTALVAIKSELNDPYNVLDNWDVNSVDPCSWRMVTCTDGYVSALGLPSQSLSGTLSPRIGNLSYLQSVLLQNNAISGPIPDTIGRLEKLQTLDLSNNSFTGEIPASLGELSNLNYLRLNNNSLSGTCPQSLSKIEGLTLVDISYNNLSGSLPKVSARTFKVIGNALICGPKAAANNCSAVLPEPLTLPQDVPSGTHTNGHHVAVAFAASFSAAFFVIFTSGMFLWWRYRRNKQIFFDVNEQYDLEVSLGHLKRYTFKELRSATNHFHPKNILGRGGYGIVYKGHLSDGSLVAVKRLKDCNIAGGEVQFQTEVETISLALHRNLLRLRGFCSSNNERILVYPYMPNGSVASRLKDHIRGEPALDWSRRKKIAVGTARGLVYLHEQCDPKIIHRDVKAANILLDEDFEAVVGDFGLAKLLDHRDSHVTTAVRGTVGHIAPEYLSTGQSSEKTDVFGFGILLLELITGQKALDFGRSSHQKGVMLDWVKKLHQEGKLKQLIDKDLNDKYDRVELEEIVQVALLCTQFNPSNRPKMSEVMKMLEGDGLADRWEASQSGGAKSLPPPLPSGMVSSSPHARYYSDYIQESSLVVEAIELSGPR; from the exons ATGGTAGGTGCAAGATTGGTGTTTTGGAGATTAGGGTTTCTGGTTTTGGTATGGTTCCATGATGTCACTACCGCTACACTTTCTCCTACTGGTGTTAACTATGAAG TGACGGCTTTGGTGGCTATAAAGAGTGAATTGAATGATCCGTACAATGTTCTAGATAATTGGGATGTGAATTCAGTTGATCCATGTAGCTGGAGAATGGTCACTTGCACTGATGGCTATGTCTCTGCACT GGGACTTCCTAGCCAAAGCTTGTCTGGTACATTGTCTCCTAGAATCGGAAACCTCAGCTATCTACAATCTGT GTTGTTGCAAAACAACGCAATCTCTGGCCCAATTCCTGATACGATTGGGAGGTTGGAGAAGCTTCAGACACTTGATCTTTCCAACAATTCATTCACCGGGGAGATACCGGCCTCACTTGGAGAACTCAGCAACTTGAATTACTT GCGGTTGAACAATAACAGTCTTTCAGGAACTTGCCCCCAGTCTCTGTCCAAGATCGAGGGACTTACTCTAGT CGACATTTCGTATAACAATCTTAGCGGTTCGCTGCCAAAAGTGTCTGCCAGAACTTTCAA GGTGATCGGAAACGCATTAATCTGTGGCCCAAAAGCTGCTGCAAATAACTGTTCTGCTGTCCTCCCCGAGCCTCTCACGCTTCCACAAGATGTTCCATCAG GAACTCATACCAATGGCCATCACGTAGCTGTTGCATTCGCCGCGAGCTTCAGCGCTGCATTTTTTGTTATCTTCACCAGTGGAATGTTTCTTTGGTGGAGATATCGACGCAACAAGCAAATATTTTTCGACGTTAATG AACAATATGATCTAGAGGTGAGCTTAGGGCACTTGAAGAGGTATACATTCAAGGAGCTTAGATCCGCAACGAATCATTTCCACCCGAAGAATATTCTCGGAAGAGGCGGATACGGGATTGTGTACAAAGGACACTTAAGCGACGGATCTTTGGTGGCTGTAAAGCGTCTCAAAGACTGTAACATTGCTGGCGGAGAAGTCCAGTTTCAGACGGAGGTAGAGACTATAAGTCTGGCTCTTCATCGCAATCTCCTCAGGCTTCGCGGTTTCTGTAGTAGCAACAACGAGAGAATCTTGGTCTACCCTTACATGCCTAATGGGAGCGTGGCCTCACGCTTAAAAG ATCATATCCGGGGAGAACCAGCGTTAGACTGGTCGAGAAGGAAGAAGATAGCGGTCGGTACTGCGAGGGGATTAGTGTACCTCCATGAGCAGTGTGACCCGAAGATTATACACAGAGATGTGAAGGCAGCTAACATTCTATTGGATGAAGACTTTGAGGCGGTCGTTGGTGATTTCGGGTTAGCCAAGCTTCTAGACCATAGAGACTCACATGTCACTACCGCGGTCCGTGGAACCGTTGGCCACATTGCACCTGAGTACTTGTCCACTGGTCAGTCCTCGGAGAAAACTGATGTCTTTGGCTTTGGTATACTACTTCTTGAGCTCATTACGGGTCAGAAAGCTCTTGACTTTGGCCGTTCCTCGCATCAGAAAGGGGTCATGCTCGATTGG GTGAAGAAGCTGCATCAAGAAGGGAAACTAAAACAGTTAATAGACAAAGATCTGAACGACAAGTACGATAGAGTGGAGCTGGAAGAAATCGTTCAAGTTGCTCTTCTTTGCACTCAGTTCAATCCATCTAATCGGCCTAAAATGTCAGAAGTTATGAAGATGCTTGAAGGCGACGGCTTGGCCGATAGATGGGAAGCGTCGCAGAGCGGTGGGGCAAAGTCGCTGCCTCCTCCATTGCCGTCGGGGATGGTGAGTTCATCGCCGCATGCAAGATATTACTCTGATTATATCCAGGAATCGTCACTTGTGGTGGAAGCCATTGAGCTCTCTGGTCCTCGATGA
- the LOC106312827 gene encoding protein NSP-INTERACTING KINASE 3 isoform X1 encodes MVGARLVFWRLGFLVLVWFHDVTTATLSPTGVNYEVTALVAIKSELNDPYNVLDNWDVNSVDPCSWRMVTCTDGYVSALGLPSQSLSGTLSPRIGNLSYLQSVLLQNNAISGPIPDTIGRLEKLQTLDLSNNSFTGEIPASLGELSNLNYLRLNNNSLSGTCPQSLSKIEGLTLVDISYNNLSGSLPKVSARTFKVIGNALICGPKAAANNCSAVLPEPLTLPQDVPSDDSGTHTNGHHVAVAFAASFSAAFFVIFTSGMFLWWRYRRNKQIFFDVNEQYDLEVSLGHLKRYTFKELRSATNHFHPKNILGRGGYGIVYKGHLSDGSLVAVKRLKDCNIAGGEVQFQTEVETISLALHRNLLRLRGFCSSNNERILVYPYMPNGSVASRLKDHIRGEPALDWSRRKKIAVGTARGLVYLHEQCDPKIIHRDVKAANILLDEDFEAVVGDFGLAKLLDHRDSHVTTAVRGTVGHIAPEYLSTGQSSEKTDVFGFGILLLELITGQKALDFGRSSHQKGVMLDWVKKLHQEGKLKQLIDKDLNDKYDRVELEEIVQVALLCTQFNPSNRPKMSEVMKMLEGDGLADRWEASQSGGAKSLPPPLPSGMVSSSPHARYYSDYIQESSLVVEAIELSGPR; translated from the exons ATGGTAGGTGCAAGATTGGTGTTTTGGAGATTAGGGTTTCTGGTTTTGGTATGGTTCCATGATGTCACTACCGCTACACTTTCTCCTACTGGTGTTAACTATGAAG TGACGGCTTTGGTGGCTATAAAGAGTGAATTGAATGATCCGTACAATGTTCTAGATAATTGGGATGTGAATTCAGTTGATCCATGTAGCTGGAGAATGGTCACTTGCACTGATGGCTATGTCTCTGCACT GGGACTTCCTAGCCAAAGCTTGTCTGGTACATTGTCTCCTAGAATCGGAAACCTCAGCTATCTACAATCTGT GTTGTTGCAAAACAACGCAATCTCTGGCCCAATTCCTGATACGATTGGGAGGTTGGAGAAGCTTCAGACACTTGATCTTTCCAACAATTCATTCACCGGGGAGATACCGGCCTCACTTGGAGAACTCAGCAACTTGAATTACTT GCGGTTGAACAATAACAGTCTTTCAGGAACTTGCCCCCAGTCTCTGTCCAAGATCGAGGGACTTACTCTAGT CGACATTTCGTATAACAATCTTAGCGGTTCGCTGCCAAAAGTGTCTGCCAGAACTTTCAA GGTGATCGGAAACGCATTAATCTGTGGCCCAAAAGCTGCTGCAAATAACTGTTCTGCTGTCCTCCCCGAGCCTCTCACGCTTCCACAAGATGTTCCATCAG ATGATTCAGGAACTCATACCAATGGCCATCACGTAGCTGTTGCATTCGCCGCGAGCTTCAGCGCTGCATTTTTTGTTATCTTCACCAGTGGAATGTTTCTTTGGTGGAGATATCGACGCAACAAGCAAATATTTTTCGACGTTAATG AACAATATGATCTAGAGGTGAGCTTAGGGCACTTGAAGAGGTATACATTCAAGGAGCTTAGATCCGCAACGAATCATTTCCACCCGAAGAATATTCTCGGAAGAGGCGGATACGGGATTGTGTACAAAGGACACTTAAGCGACGGATCTTTGGTGGCTGTAAAGCGTCTCAAAGACTGTAACATTGCTGGCGGAGAAGTCCAGTTTCAGACGGAGGTAGAGACTATAAGTCTGGCTCTTCATCGCAATCTCCTCAGGCTTCGCGGTTTCTGTAGTAGCAACAACGAGAGAATCTTGGTCTACCCTTACATGCCTAATGGGAGCGTGGCCTCACGCTTAAAAG ATCATATCCGGGGAGAACCAGCGTTAGACTGGTCGAGAAGGAAGAAGATAGCGGTCGGTACTGCGAGGGGATTAGTGTACCTCCATGAGCAGTGTGACCCGAAGATTATACACAGAGATGTGAAGGCAGCTAACATTCTATTGGATGAAGACTTTGAGGCGGTCGTTGGTGATTTCGGGTTAGCCAAGCTTCTAGACCATAGAGACTCACATGTCACTACCGCGGTCCGTGGAACCGTTGGCCACATTGCACCTGAGTACTTGTCCACTGGTCAGTCCTCGGAGAAAACTGATGTCTTTGGCTTTGGTATACTACTTCTTGAGCTCATTACGGGTCAGAAAGCTCTTGACTTTGGCCGTTCCTCGCATCAGAAAGGGGTCATGCTCGATTGG GTGAAGAAGCTGCATCAAGAAGGGAAACTAAAACAGTTAATAGACAAAGATCTGAACGACAAGTACGATAGAGTGGAGCTGGAAGAAATCGTTCAAGTTGCTCTTCTTTGCACTCAGTTCAATCCATCTAATCGGCCTAAAATGTCAGAAGTTATGAAGATGCTTGAAGGCGACGGCTTGGCCGATAGATGGGAAGCGTCGCAGAGCGGTGGGGCAAAGTCGCTGCCTCCTCCATTGCCGTCGGGGATGGTGAGTTCATCGCCGCATGCAAGATATTACTCTGATTATATCCAGGAATCGTCACTTGTGGTGGAAGCCATTGAGCTCTCTGGTCCTCGATGA